From the Candidatus Peregrinibacteria bacterium genome, one window contains:
- a CDS encoding cupin domain-containing protein — protein sequence MNILVRPATEEDRKKSEDWSVWSKEISEFHWKYDTPETCFILEGSATVTPEEGESVSFGVGDFVMFPKGLKCTWKITEPIRKRYQFGG from the coding sequence ATGAACATTCTCGTCCGTCCGGCAACCGAAGAAGACCGAAAGAAATCTGAAGATTGGTCAGTGTGGTCAAAAGAAATCTCGGAGTTTCATTGGAAATATGATACGCCTGAAACCTGTTTTATTCTTGAAGGAAGCGCAACCGTGACTCCCGAAGAAGGAGAGTCTGTTTCGTTTGGTGTTGGAGATTTTGTGATGTTTCCTAAGGGACTCAAGTGCACATGGAAAATCACCGAACCTATTCGAAAACGCTACCAGTTTGGAGGGTAG